The following are encoded in a window of Candidatus Jordarchaeales archaeon genomic DNA:
- a CDS encoding trimethylamine methyltransferase family protein: MPKTGVPLPPKSRLWRVLDREELEIIDNAAYKILKDVGVFIDDKEMLKMAEEMGCSVNYETKLVTDVPEHVVREQVRKAPRSFLLAGREPEWDVEVEGPARRQYWAPESGATDVLVWDEKSKKYYRRRASSKDTLYAAKIVDGIDDFDVNVYIYDAAEEGHQGLPSELNKMNAMFQGTTKWAGHLCTTVSTIEEYDYVERLAAIVAGGEEELRKRPLFWTVYNYIGTLQLNRFNSWLFRASVKYHWPIMPAVTAAAPLMGPAMAAGNTAISHAGILFLTALKQFHDPGAAVVPNNIVFSLDPMTGRGGAHVPHFMLGTCAMNQLWHELYGLPTAQYGGTFAASLDQQAFNLARYLTLQIISGTDFIFEQCGGEAFDPALIPICAEIARMGRTLMSTFHQIYPTPENLALDVIKEVGAKGERWMTHKYNLDRLNMFPRGFCLDTDAFDTWLNKGARSWVYDLCREKLKELEKHEPKPLPKDVVERMNAIVKEGNEKLRVRVG, translated from the coding sequence TTGCCCAAAACAGGTGTTCCTTTACCGCCTAAAAGTCGCCTATGGAGGGTGCTGGACCGGGAGGAGCTGGAAATAATTGACAACGCGGCTTACAAGATACTGAAGGATGTCGGCGTCTTCATAGACGACAAAGAAATGCTAAAGATGGCGGAGGAAATGGGGTGCAGCGTCAACTACGAAACGAAACTGGTCACAGATGTACCGGAGCACGTTGTCAGGGAGCAAGTTCGCAAGGCGCCTAGGAGCTTCCTCCTAGCTGGAAGGGAGCCTGAGTGGGATGTCGAGGTTGAAGGACCGGCGCGCAGGCAGTACTGGGCCCCGGAGAGCGGCGCAACGGACGTCCTCGTCTGGGACGAGAAAAGCAAAAAGTACTATCGTAGGAGGGCGAGCTCGAAGGACACGCTATACGCCGCCAAGATAGTGGACGGAATAGACGACTTCGACGTAAACGTCTACATATACGACGCGGCAGAGGAAGGACACCAGGGGTTACCATCAGAGCTCAACAAGATGAACGCAATGTTCCAGGGCACCACTAAGTGGGCGGGCCACCTCTGCACAACGGTCTCGACTATAGAGGAGTACGATTACGTGGAGAGGCTGGCTGCCATAGTTGCTGGAGGAGAGGAAGAGCTGAGGAAGAGGCCGCTTTTCTGGACAGTTTACAACTATATCGGCACATTGCAGCTGAACAGGTTTAACAGCTGGCTGTTCCGAGCCTCCGTGAAATACCACTGGCCTATTATGCCTGCTGTAACAGCCGCGGCGCCCCTTATGGGGCCGGCTATGGCTGCCGGAAACACTGCCATTTCACATGCGGGAATACTCTTCCTGACCGCTCTCAAGCAGTTTCACGACCCCGGAGCCGCGGTGGTCCCGAACAACATAGTTTTCAGCTTAGACCCCATGACGGGAAGGGGAGGAGCGCACGTCCCCCACTTCATGCTGGGGACGTGTGCCATGAACCAGCTTTGGCATGAGCTCTACGGGCTGCCAACAGCGCAGTACGGTGGAACTTTCGCCGCGAGTCTTGATCAGCAAGCATTCAACCTTGCAAGGTATCTGACGCTACAAATAATTTCTGGGACGGACTTCATATTCGAGCAGTGTGGAGGAGAAGCCTTCGACCCAGCGTTAATACCTATCTGCGCCGAGATAGCAAGGATGGGTAGGACCCTTATGTCCACCTTCCACCAGATCTACCCGACCCCTGAAAACCTTGCCCTCGACGTTATAAAAGAGGTTGGCGCCAAGGGCGAGAGGTGGATGACACATAAGTACAACCTTGACCGCTTAAACATGTTCCCTAGAGGTTTCTGCCTGGACACCGACGCCTTTGACACGTGGCTTAACAAAGGGGCGCGCTCATGGGTTTACGATCTCTGCAGGGAAAAGTTGAAGGAGCTGGAGAAGCACGAGCCGAAACCGCTGCCGAAAGACGTTGTTGAGCGGATGAACGCGATAGTTAAGGAGGGGAACGAAAAGTTAAGGGTGAGGGTGGGATGA